In a genomic window of Lagopus muta isolate bLagMut1 chromosome 2, bLagMut1 primary, whole genome shotgun sequence:
- the LOC125688881 gene encoding cullin-9-like isoform X2, translated as MVNERCEGGLLVQLGPQLQAYPQELLRQRRGPDGAPEYLVRWRVVGAEERAAGGGGGGSSAGLRSESVAMWLSAEEVRAGCPALLGEGQRAGPRAEEERAPGPPPAAPDEASLLEMKADVGSLVRRAGRQLAGGGAPASSVLHTVRVLSAYAGIGALAGAFEETGALELLTEMLCHEEKAICRGAGEMLRALASHDAGSWAHVLLSLSQQDGIEQHMDFDSRYTLLELFAETTSSEEHCVSFEGIHLPQIPGKQLFALVKRYLCVTSLLDKLNSGEEQSEERQKSSRVKQEFEFSMAMANLILELVHVMGWDHSHKPESPSQQETKPRTSRSIFQHQPTSSSAAPAAPAPAPNEPSTFKTRSAFPSRSSYVEYVQANLMHGMRVRMLEDYEQVSAGDEGEFRQSNDGTPPVQVYWYASGCTYWVHWHMVEIIGSSGQEEHEGREKVSTLRYSHKLVAAAQPLFSKPPGGLYSLPYVGERPSRAAAPLSRAEWWELLFFVKKLEAQEQEEIVRLIQRERAEQPSEPAEDALLQLPVPAELAQKVLQDLEKRLRGSAQSELRGSRVYAEHLGSAAEQRGGGGATACSEGDEPGAVPAEVAKEELSAAAALRSDSQLFRELLEREGLRFSRAAERSEAWGGCEGGCLAEVRRVADAILRGDCEAELRAAGLRHVVKVLEEDREQERHCREAQGGPGTREKLVKAVVELLGAVEAESCAVALVMRLVALLMERCEWCVPFATEGGVRAVLACMRQHVASALVQQAGLAALKVLVGAGGAGGKPSMLSHADAQMMREIFASIGSACGEGSPGLLAAIPAAIRAMQGVPGGSSGVQNGLLVVRMLVDGHRGLAEQLVGCDLPAVLQSCWRAGRDAGCPNAMLALGIINRLAEHRLSCSPEMPGTEALLLEAREARVPAGGLWDGALPEDVVVALERQLCGVAAMPAGEASRQLQERRCFRPLLRSLELPGVEKAMGLRILRILSVFLDGYREDALPWHECVEPCLSFLSAHSGDREVVQEAVGFLHRLATASKDCAVGMCRAGAREAVAKALDKHGPALPLAPALLELVRDCERHAALYKKLTGSILAGCIQVVLGQIEEHRRIQRPISVPFFDIFLRNLCRGSSVEVKEDKCWEKVQVSSNPHRASKLTDRNPKTYWESNGSTGSHYITIHMQCGVVVREMSMLVASEDSSYMPARVVVLGGDSPADVRTELNAVTVLPSASRVVLLENMTRFWPVIQIRVKRCQQGGIDTRVRGIEVLGPKPTLWPIFKEQLCRRTFLFCSARAHAWCQEIHQDRGQLLQLFGKLNRALQHEQDFADRFLPDKEAARALGRACWEALVTPVVQSITSPDPSGISPLAWLLGEYLGSAEQSCSGAFGSCVRRLTQLLVHVDPGAEPAEAGAAGRKEGRNKEAPARVAVAEKSGGLRDAVRCWRGVVQQQVQRFLEMSGQAPDVVERYCALYWRLRGATEELFGQRAAFVAALGQGFARALQQLSFLTALHVSERFARYLDRKVQELHGATGSTGQLQQILEPFVIFGGLEFAHTFEHFYRLYLGDRLLVQGPSWLEGAVVEQMGPCFPRRFPQEMLSDLAESEELQRLFHLFQLQERDRQLLECSLGAESPEAEALGEAPMADTLEVEVLVLSPRCWPVSQLCYMEEPRRFFPAALSSPLDEFTAFWQHSQSRLGWGCARPRWLQWTWLGHAELRFGDCVLHVSTLQMYILLRFNSTEEVAVEALLQATGLPAELVHQALAPLTHGDGILVQSCTQGAPGALRLNRAALAHASGRQLRLLPRQRYLRAERAESSALERKRNVLCCLITRILKAEKQLHIDNLVFKVIDACEKGELGPGLQFLSFCCHSVDVLSCVLHLLNQGYLRRQDERPHILEYVSAEPPPALSQAQPQVAFQTVEIKTAANPASAERRQTFSTFR; from the exons GGCGTCGCTGCTGGAGATGAAGGCCGACGTCGGGAGCCTGGTGCGGCGAGCCGGCCGGCAGCTGGCCGGCGGCGGGGCCCCCGCGTCCTCCGTCCTCCACACCGTCCGCGTGCTGAGCGCGTACGCCGGCATCGGCGCGCTGGCGGGCGCCTTCGAGGAGACGGGAGCCCTCGAGCTGCTGACGGAGATGCTGTGCCACGAGGAGAAGGCGATCTGCCGCGGCGCCGGCGAGATGCTGAGGGCTCTGGCTTCGCACGACGCAG ggagctgggctcatgTACTTCTGTCTCTGAGCCAGCAGGATGGCATCGAGCAGCACATGGATTTTGACAGCCGTTACACCTTGCTGGAGCTGTTTGCTGAGACAACATCCTCTGAAGAGCACTGCGTGTCCTTTGAGGGCATTCATCTTCCTCAG ATCCCCGGGAAGCAGCTGTTCGCCCTGGTGAAGCGCTACCTGTGCGTCACTTCTCTCCTGGACAAGCTCAACAGCGGCGAGGAGCAGAGCGAGGAGCGGCAGAAGAGCAGCCGTGTGAAGCAGGAGTTTGAGTTCAGCATGGCTATGGCAAACCTCATCTTGGAGCTGGTGCACGTGATGGGCTGGGACCACAGCCACAAGCCGGAGTCACCATCCCAGCAGGAGACGAAGCCTCGCACCTCCCGCTCCATCTTCCAGCACCAGCCCACATCCTCCAGcgctgctccagcagcccctgctcctgCACCAAATGAGCCCAGCACCTTCAAGACACGCTCAGCCTTCCCAAGCCGCAGCAGCTATGTGGAGTATGTGCAGGCAAACCTGATGCACGGCATGCGGGTGCGCATGCTGGAGGACTACGAACAGGTCAGCGCAGGTGATGAGGGTGAATTTCGTCAGAGTAATGATGGCACGCCGCCTGTGCAG GTGTACTGGTATGCCTCAGGCTGCACGTACTGGGTTCACTGGCACATGGTGGAGATCATTGGCTCTTCTGGGCAGGAGGAGCATGAGGGCCGAGAGAAGGTGTCCACTCTGAGATACAGCCACAAGCTGGTAGCAG ctgcacagccgCTTTTCTCCAAGCCCCCGGGGGGGCTGTACTCGCTGCCTTACGTGGGGGAGCGGCCGAGCAGAGCCGCAGCGCCCCTGAGCCGCGCTGAGTGGTGGGAGCTGCTCTTCTTTGTGAAGAAGCTGGAAGcgcaggagcaggaggagatCGTCCGACTCATCCAGCGGGAGCGCGCTGAGCAG CCGTCGGAGCCGGCCGAGGAcgccctgctgcagctgccggTCCCTGCGGAGCTGGCCCAGAAGGTGCTGCAGGACCTGGAGAAGCGGCTTCGGGGCAGCGCTCAGAGCGAGCTGCGCGGCTCCCGTGTGTACGCCGAGCACCTGGGGAGTGCGGCCGAGCAGCGCGGCGGGGGCGGTGCCACGGCGTGCTCAGAAGGCGATGAGCCCGGAGCTGTGCCGGCCGAGGTGGCGAAGGAAGAGCTTTCCGCAGCCGCGGCCCTCAGGTCGGATTCCCAGCTGTTCCGTGAGCTCCTGGAGAGGGAAGGGCTGCGCTTCTCgcgggcggcggagcggagcgAAG cgTGGGGCGGCTGCGAGGGCGGCTGCCTGGCCGAGGTGCGGCGCGTGGCGGACGCGATCCTGCGTGGTGACTGCGAGGCGGAGCTGCGCGCGGCCGGGCTGCGGCACGTGGTGAAGGTGCTGGAGGAGGACCGGGAGCAGGAGCGGCACTGCAGGGAGGCCCAGGGCGGGCCGGGGACCAG GGAGAAGCTGGTGAAGGCGgtggtggagctgctgggcGCTGTGGAGGCCGAGTCGTGCGCGGTGGCGCTGGTGATGcggctggtggccctgctgaTGGAGAGGTGTGAGTGGTGTGTGCCCTTCGCCACAGAGGGAGGTGTGCGGGCGGTGCTGGCCTGCATGCGGCAGCACGTGGCCTCGGCCCTGGTGCAGCAGGCCGGCCTGGCG GCCCTGAAGGTGCTGGTGGGAGCCGGAGGCGCCGGCGGGAAGCCGTCGATGCTGAGCCACGCCGACGCGCAGATGATGCGGGAGATCTTTGCCAGCATCGGCTCTGCCTGCGGCGAGGGCTCACCCGGCCTGCTGGCTGCCATCCCCGCTGCCATCCGTGCCATGCAGGGCGTGCCAGG GGGCTCCTCGGGCGTGCAGAACGGGCTGCTGGTGGTGAGGATGCTGGTGGATGGGCACCGAGGCCTGGCAGAACAGCTGGTGGGCTGTGACCTCCCTgcggtgctgcagagctgctggcggGCCGGGCGGGACGCCGGCTGCCCCAACGCCATGCTGGCCCTGGGCATCATCAACCGCCTGGCGGAGCACcggctgtcctgcagccccgAGATGCCAG GCACCGaggccctgctgctggaggcgAGGGAGGCACGGGTGCCTGCAGGCGGCCTGTGGGACGGCGCGCTGCCCGAGGACGTGGTGGTGGCCCTGGAACGGCAGCTCTGCGGCGTGGCCGCCATGCCTGCGGGTGAGGCATCCCGGCAGCTGCAGGAGCGCCGCTGCTTCCGTCCGCTGCTGCGCAGCCTTGAGCTGCCAGGGGTGGAGAAGGCCATGGGGCTGCGGATCCTCAG AATCCTGAGCGTGTTCCTGGACGGTTACCGGGAGGATGCGCTGCCCTGGCATGAGTGCGTGGAGCCGTGCCTGTCCTTCCTGAGCGCCCACAGCGGTGACCGTGAG GTGGTGCAGGAGGCGGTGGGCTTCCTGCACCGCCTGGCTACTGCCAGCAAAGACTGCGCCGTGGGGATGTGCCGAGCGGGCGCCCGTGAGGCTGTGGCCAAAGCCCTGGACAAGCACGGCCCGGCCCTGCCGCTGGCACCGGCCCTGCTAGAGCTGGTGAGAGACTGCGAGAGGCACGCCGCGCTCTACAAGAAGCTGACGGGCAGCATCTTGGCCGGCTGCATCCAG GTGGTGCTGGGGCAGATTGAGGAGCACCGCCGCATCCAGCGGCCCATCAGTGTCCCCTTCTTTGACATCTTTCTGCGCAACCTGTGCCGAG GCTCCAGCGTGGAGGTGAAGGAGGACAAGTGCTGGGAGAAGGTGCAGGTCTCCTCCAACCCGCACCGCGCCAGCAAGCTGACGGACAGGAACCCCAAGACCTACTGGGAGTCGAACGGCAGCACCGGCTCCCACTACATCACCATCCACATGCAGTGCGGGGTGGTGGTCAG GGAGATGAGCATGCTGGTGGCCAGCGAGGACTCGAGCTACATGCCGGCCCGCGTGGTggtgctgggaggggacagcCCCGCTGATGTCCGTACGGAGCTGAACGCA GTGACCGTCCTGCCCTCGGCCAGCagggtggtgctgctggagaacaTGACGCGTTTCTGGCCCGTCATCCAGATCCGGGTGAAGCGGTGCCAgcag GGCGGCATCGACACGCGTGTGCGTGGCATCGAGGTGCTGGGGCCCAAGCCCACCTTGTGGCCTATCTTCAAGGAGCAGCTGTGCCGGCGCACGTTCCTCTTCTGCAGTGCTCGGGCGCACGCCTGGTGCCAGGAGATCCACCAGGATCGgggacagctgctgcagctctttggCAA GCTGAACCGGGCATTACAGCACGAGCAAGACTTCGCCGACCGCTTCCTTCCCGATAAGGAGGCGGCCCGAGCCCTGGGCAGGGCGTGCTGGGAGGCCCTGGTGACCCCCGTGGTGCAGAGCATCACCAGCCCAG ACCCGAGCGGCATCAGCCCCCTGGCCTGGCTGCTGGGCGAGTACCTGGGGAGCGCAGAGCAGTCCTGCAGTGGTGCCTTCGGTTCCTGTGTGCGGCGCCTGACCCAGCTCCTGGTGCACGTGGACCCGGGCGCGGAGCCGGCGGAGGCAGGAGCGGCCG gcaggaaggagggcAGGAACAAGGAGGCGCCAGCCCGGGTGGCGGTGGCAGAGAAGTCTGGCGGCCTGCGGGACGCGGTGCGGTGCTGGCGTGGCGTGGTGCAGCAGCAG GTGCAGCGGTTCCTGGAGATGTCGGGGCAGGCACCGGACGTCGTGGAGCGGTACTGCGCGCTGTACTGGCGCCTGCGCGGTGCCACGGAGGAGCTCTTTGGGCAGCGGGCCGCCTTCGTGGCAGCCCTGGGCCAGGGCTTCgccagggctctgcagcagctctccttcCTGACCGCCCTGCAC GTGAGCGAGCGGTTCGCCCGCTACCTGGACAGgaaggtgcaggagctgcacgGGGCCACGGGCAGCAcggggcagctgcagcagatccTGGAGCCCTTCGTTATCTTCGGCGGCCTGGAGTTTGCCCACACCTTCGAGCACTTCTACCG GCTGTACCTGGGGGACCGGCTGCTGGTGCAGGGGCCCTCCTGGCTGGAAGGGGCCGTGGTGGAGCAGATGGGGCCGTGCTTCCCCCGCCGCTTCCCCCAGGAGATGCTGAGTGACCTGGCGGAGTCAGAGGAGCTGCAGCGGCTCTTCCACCtcttccagctgcaggagcGAGACCGGCAGCTGCTAGAGTGCAGTCTGGGTGCTGAGAGCCCTGAGGCTGAG GCTCTAGGGGAGGCCCCCATGGCAGATACGCTGGAGGTGGAAGTGCTGGTGCTGTCCCCGCGCTGCTGGCCCGTGTCCCAGCTGTGCTACATGGAGGAGCCCCGGAGGTTCTTCCCGGCAGCGCTGAGCTCCCCGCTGGATGAGTTCACggccttctggcagcaca GCCAGAGCCGGCTGGGCTGGGGGTGTGCGAGGCCCCGGTGGCTGCAGTGGACGTGGCTGGGCCACGCTGAGCTGCGCTTCGGAGACTGCGTCCTCCACGTGTCCACGCTGCAGATGTACATCCTGCTGCGCTTCAACAGCACTGAG GAGGTGGCGGTGGAGGCTCTGCTGCAGGCGACGGGGCTCCCTGCCGAGCTGGTGCACCAGGCCCTGGCCCCGCTGACCCACGGTGATGGCATcctggtgcagagctgcacgCAGGGGG CTCCAGGTGCCCTGCGGCTGAACCGGGCGGCCCTGGCCCATGCCTCTGGCCgccagctgaggctgctgccCCGGCAGAGGTACCTGCGGGCAGAGAGGGCTGAGAGCAGTGCcttggagaggaaaaggaatgtCCTCTGCTGCCTCATCACCCGCATCCTCAAGGCGGAAAAGCAGCTGCACATCGATAACTTGGTGTTTAAG gtgatCGATGCCTGTGAGAAGGGTGAGCTGGGGCCAGGCCTGCAGTTCCTGAGCTTCTGCTGTCACAGTGTGGACGTGCTGTCCTGTGTCCTGCACCTGCTGAACCAGGGCTACCTCCGGCGCCAGGACGAGAGGCCTCACATCCTGGAGTACGTCTCTGCTGAGCCCCCACCAGCCCTATCCCAGGCCCAGCCCCAGGTTGCCTTCCAGACTGTAGAGATCAAGACAGCAGCAAACCCAGCCTCTGCTGAAAGGAGACAGACATTCTCCACCTTTCGGTAG
- the LOC125688881 gene encoding cullin-9-like isoform X1, with protein MVNERCEGGLLVQLGPQLQAYPQELLRQRRGPDGAPEYLVRWRVVGAEERAAGGGGGGSSAGLRSESVAMWLSAEEVRAGCPALLGEGQRAGPRAEEERAPGPPPAAPDEASLLEMKADVGSLVRRAGRQLAGGGAPASSVLHTVRVLSAYAGIGALAGAFEETGALELLTEMLCHEEKAICRGAGEMLRALASHDAGSWAHVLLSLSQQDGIEQHMDFDSRYTLLELFAETTSSEEHCVSFEGIHLPQIPGKQLFALVKRYLCVTSLLDKLNSGEEQSEERQKSSRVKQEFEFSMAMANLILELVHVMGWDHSHKPESPSQQETKPRTSRSIFQHQPTSSSAAPAAPAPAPNEPSTFKTRSAFPSRSSYVEYVQANLMHGMRVRMLEDYEQVSAGDEGEFRQSNDGTPPVQVSAAGRMGLLGDIVWRGKYLSLVWEQWGLPCISSVMCGFGSPLQVYWYASGCTYWVHWHMVEIIGSSGQEEHEGREKVSTLRYSHKLVAAAQPLFSKPPGGLYSLPYVGERPSRAAAPLSRAEWWELLFFVKKLEAQEQEEIVRLIQRERAEQPSEPAEDALLQLPVPAELAQKVLQDLEKRLRGSAQSELRGSRVYAEHLGSAAEQRGGGGATACSEGDEPGAVPAEVAKEELSAAAALRSDSQLFRELLEREGLRFSRAAERSEAWGGCEGGCLAEVRRVADAILRGDCEAELRAAGLRHVVKVLEEDREQERHCREAQGGPGTREKLVKAVVELLGAVEAESCAVALVMRLVALLMERCEWCVPFATEGGVRAVLACMRQHVASALVQQAGLAALKVLVGAGGAGGKPSMLSHADAQMMREIFASIGSACGEGSPGLLAAIPAAIRAMQGVPGGSSGVQNGLLVVRMLVDGHRGLAEQLVGCDLPAVLQSCWRAGRDAGCPNAMLALGIINRLAEHRLSCSPEMPGTEALLLEAREARVPAGGLWDGALPEDVVVALERQLCGVAAMPAGEASRQLQERRCFRPLLRSLELPGVEKAMGLRILRILSVFLDGYREDALPWHECVEPCLSFLSAHSGDREVVQEAVGFLHRLATASKDCAVGMCRAGAREAVAKALDKHGPALPLAPALLELVRDCERHAALYKKLTGSILAGCIQVVLGQIEEHRRIQRPISVPFFDIFLRNLCRGSSVEVKEDKCWEKVQVSSNPHRASKLTDRNPKTYWESNGSTGSHYITIHMQCGVVVREMSMLVASEDSSYMPARVVVLGGDSPADVRTELNAVTVLPSASRVVLLENMTRFWPVIQIRVKRCQQGGIDTRVRGIEVLGPKPTLWPIFKEQLCRRTFLFCSARAHAWCQEIHQDRGQLLQLFGKLNRALQHEQDFADRFLPDKEAARALGRACWEALVTPVVQSITSPDPSGISPLAWLLGEYLGSAEQSCSGAFGSCVRRLTQLLVHVDPGAEPAEAGAAGRKEGRNKEAPARVAVAEKSGGLRDAVRCWRGVVQQQVQRFLEMSGQAPDVVERYCALYWRLRGATEELFGQRAAFVAALGQGFARALQQLSFLTALHVSERFARYLDRKVQELHGATGSTGQLQQILEPFVIFGGLEFAHTFEHFYRLYLGDRLLVQGPSWLEGAVVEQMGPCFPRRFPQEMLSDLAESEELQRLFHLFQLQERDRQLLECSLGAESPEAEALGEAPMADTLEVEVLVLSPRCWPVSQLCYMEEPRRFFPAALSSPLDEFTAFWQHSQSRLGWGCARPRWLQWTWLGHAELRFGDCVLHVSTLQMYILLRFNSTEEVAVEALLQATGLPAELVHQALAPLTHGDGILVQSCTQGAPGALRLNRAALAHASGRQLRLLPRQRYLRAERAESSALERKRNVLCCLITRILKAEKQLHIDNLVFKVIDACEKGELGPGLQFLSFCCHSVDVLSCVLHLLNQGYLRRQDERPHILEYVSAEPPPALSQAQPQVAFQTVEIKTAANPASAERRQTFSTFR; from the exons GGCGTCGCTGCTGGAGATGAAGGCCGACGTCGGGAGCCTGGTGCGGCGAGCCGGCCGGCAGCTGGCCGGCGGCGGGGCCCCCGCGTCCTCCGTCCTCCACACCGTCCGCGTGCTGAGCGCGTACGCCGGCATCGGCGCGCTGGCGGGCGCCTTCGAGGAGACGGGAGCCCTCGAGCTGCTGACGGAGATGCTGTGCCACGAGGAGAAGGCGATCTGCCGCGGCGCCGGCGAGATGCTGAGGGCTCTGGCTTCGCACGACGCAG ggagctgggctcatgTACTTCTGTCTCTGAGCCAGCAGGATGGCATCGAGCAGCACATGGATTTTGACAGCCGTTACACCTTGCTGGAGCTGTTTGCTGAGACAACATCCTCTGAAGAGCACTGCGTGTCCTTTGAGGGCATTCATCTTCCTCAG ATCCCCGGGAAGCAGCTGTTCGCCCTGGTGAAGCGCTACCTGTGCGTCACTTCTCTCCTGGACAAGCTCAACAGCGGCGAGGAGCAGAGCGAGGAGCGGCAGAAGAGCAGCCGTGTGAAGCAGGAGTTTGAGTTCAGCATGGCTATGGCAAACCTCATCTTGGAGCTGGTGCACGTGATGGGCTGGGACCACAGCCACAAGCCGGAGTCACCATCCCAGCAGGAGACGAAGCCTCGCACCTCCCGCTCCATCTTCCAGCACCAGCCCACATCCTCCAGcgctgctccagcagcccctgctcctgCACCAAATGAGCCCAGCACCTTCAAGACACGCTCAGCCTTCCCAAGCCGCAGCAGCTATGTGGAGTATGTGCAGGCAAACCTGATGCACGGCATGCGGGTGCGCATGCTGGAGGACTACGAACAGGTCAGCGCAGGTGATGAGGGTGAATTTCGTCAGAGTAATGATGGCACGCCGCCTGTGCAGGTatctgctgctgggaggatgGGGCTGTTGGGGGACATTGTGTGGCGTGGAAAATACCTTAGCCTTGTGTGGGAGCAGTGGGGCTTGCCATGCATTTCCTCAGTCATGTGTGGTTTTGGCTCTCCTCTGCAGGTGTACTGGTATGCCTCAGGCTGCACGTACTGGGTTCACTGGCACATGGTGGAGATCATTGGCTCTTCTGGGCAGGAGGAGCATGAGGGCCGAGAGAAGGTGTCCACTCTGAGATACAGCCACAAGCTGGTAGCAG ctgcacagccgCTTTTCTCCAAGCCCCCGGGGGGGCTGTACTCGCTGCCTTACGTGGGGGAGCGGCCGAGCAGAGCCGCAGCGCCCCTGAGCCGCGCTGAGTGGTGGGAGCTGCTCTTCTTTGTGAAGAAGCTGGAAGcgcaggagcaggaggagatCGTCCGACTCATCCAGCGGGAGCGCGCTGAGCAG CCGTCGGAGCCGGCCGAGGAcgccctgctgcagctgccggTCCCTGCGGAGCTGGCCCAGAAGGTGCTGCAGGACCTGGAGAAGCGGCTTCGGGGCAGCGCTCAGAGCGAGCTGCGCGGCTCCCGTGTGTACGCCGAGCACCTGGGGAGTGCGGCCGAGCAGCGCGGCGGGGGCGGTGCCACGGCGTGCTCAGAAGGCGATGAGCCCGGAGCTGTGCCGGCCGAGGTGGCGAAGGAAGAGCTTTCCGCAGCCGCGGCCCTCAGGTCGGATTCCCAGCTGTTCCGTGAGCTCCTGGAGAGGGAAGGGCTGCGCTTCTCgcgggcggcggagcggagcgAAG cgTGGGGCGGCTGCGAGGGCGGCTGCCTGGCCGAGGTGCGGCGCGTGGCGGACGCGATCCTGCGTGGTGACTGCGAGGCGGAGCTGCGCGCGGCCGGGCTGCGGCACGTGGTGAAGGTGCTGGAGGAGGACCGGGAGCAGGAGCGGCACTGCAGGGAGGCCCAGGGCGGGCCGGGGACCAG GGAGAAGCTGGTGAAGGCGgtggtggagctgctgggcGCTGTGGAGGCCGAGTCGTGCGCGGTGGCGCTGGTGATGcggctggtggccctgctgaTGGAGAGGTGTGAGTGGTGTGTGCCCTTCGCCACAGAGGGAGGTGTGCGGGCGGTGCTGGCCTGCATGCGGCAGCACGTGGCCTCGGCCCTGGTGCAGCAGGCCGGCCTGGCG GCCCTGAAGGTGCTGGTGGGAGCCGGAGGCGCCGGCGGGAAGCCGTCGATGCTGAGCCACGCCGACGCGCAGATGATGCGGGAGATCTTTGCCAGCATCGGCTCTGCCTGCGGCGAGGGCTCACCCGGCCTGCTGGCTGCCATCCCCGCTGCCATCCGTGCCATGCAGGGCGTGCCAGG GGGCTCCTCGGGCGTGCAGAACGGGCTGCTGGTGGTGAGGATGCTGGTGGATGGGCACCGAGGCCTGGCAGAACAGCTGGTGGGCTGTGACCTCCCTgcggtgctgcagagctgctggcggGCCGGGCGGGACGCCGGCTGCCCCAACGCCATGCTGGCCCTGGGCATCATCAACCGCCTGGCGGAGCACcggctgtcctgcagccccgAGATGCCAG GCACCGaggccctgctgctggaggcgAGGGAGGCACGGGTGCCTGCAGGCGGCCTGTGGGACGGCGCGCTGCCCGAGGACGTGGTGGTGGCCCTGGAACGGCAGCTCTGCGGCGTGGCCGCCATGCCTGCGGGTGAGGCATCCCGGCAGCTGCAGGAGCGCCGCTGCTTCCGTCCGCTGCTGCGCAGCCTTGAGCTGCCAGGGGTGGAGAAGGCCATGGGGCTGCGGATCCTCAG AATCCTGAGCGTGTTCCTGGACGGTTACCGGGAGGATGCGCTGCCCTGGCATGAGTGCGTGGAGCCGTGCCTGTCCTTCCTGAGCGCCCACAGCGGTGACCGTGAG GTGGTGCAGGAGGCGGTGGGCTTCCTGCACCGCCTGGCTACTGCCAGCAAAGACTGCGCCGTGGGGATGTGCCGAGCGGGCGCCCGTGAGGCTGTGGCCAAAGCCCTGGACAAGCACGGCCCGGCCCTGCCGCTGGCACCGGCCCTGCTAGAGCTGGTGAGAGACTGCGAGAGGCACGCCGCGCTCTACAAGAAGCTGACGGGCAGCATCTTGGCCGGCTGCATCCAG GTGGTGCTGGGGCAGATTGAGGAGCACCGCCGCATCCAGCGGCCCATCAGTGTCCCCTTCTTTGACATCTTTCTGCGCAACCTGTGCCGAG GCTCCAGCGTGGAGGTGAAGGAGGACAAGTGCTGGGAGAAGGTGCAGGTCTCCTCCAACCCGCACCGCGCCAGCAAGCTGACGGACAGGAACCCCAAGACCTACTGGGAGTCGAACGGCAGCACCGGCTCCCACTACATCACCATCCACATGCAGTGCGGGGTGGTGGTCAG GGAGATGAGCATGCTGGTGGCCAGCGAGGACTCGAGCTACATGCCGGCCCGCGTGGTggtgctgggaggggacagcCCCGCTGATGTCCGTACGGAGCTGAACGCA GTGACCGTCCTGCCCTCGGCCAGCagggtggtgctgctggagaacaTGACGCGTTTCTGGCCCGTCATCCAGATCCGGGTGAAGCGGTGCCAgcag GGCGGCATCGACACGCGTGTGCGTGGCATCGAGGTGCTGGGGCCCAAGCCCACCTTGTGGCCTATCTTCAAGGAGCAGCTGTGCCGGCGCACGTTCCTCTTCTGCAGTGCTCGGGCGCACGCCTGGTGCCAGGAGATCCACCAGGATCGgggacagctgctgcagctctttggCAA GCTGAACCGGGCATTACAGCACGAGCAAGACTTCGCCGACCGCTTCCTTCCCGATAAGGAGGCGGCCCGAGCCCTGGGCAGGGCGTGCTGGGAGGCCCTGGTGACCCCCGTGGTGCAGAGCATCACCAGCCCAG ACCCGAGCGGCATCAGCCCCCTGGCCTGGCTGCTGGGCGAGTACCTGGGGAGCGCAGAGCAGTCCTGCAGTGGTGCCTTCGGTTCCTGTGTGCGGCGCCTGACCCAGCTCCTGGTGCACGTGGACCCGGGCGCGGAGCCGGCGGAGGCAGGAGCGGCCG gcaggaaggagggcAGGAACAAGGAGGCGCCAGCCCGGGTGGCGGTGGCAGAGAAGTCTGGCGGCCTGCGGGACGCGGTGCGGTGCTGGCGTGGCGTGGTGCAGCAGCAG GTGCAGCGGTTCCTGGAGATGTCGGGGCAGGCACCGGACGTCGTGGAGCGGTACTGCGCGCTGTACTGGCGCCTGCGCGGTGCCACGGAGGAGCTCTTTGGGCAGCGGGCCGCCTTCGTGGCAGCCCTGGGCCAGGGCTTCgccagggctctgcagcagctctccttcCTGACCGCCCTGCAC GTGAGCGAGCGGTTCGCCCGCTACCTGGACAGgaaggtgcaggagctgcacgGGGCCACGGGCAGCAcggggcagctgcagcagatccTGGAGCCCTTCGTTATCTTCGGCGGCCTGGAGTTTGCCCACACCTTCGAGCACTTCTACCG GCTGTACCTGGGGGACCGGCTGCTGGTGCAGGGGCCCTCCTGGCTGGAAGGGGCCGTGGTGGAGCAGATGGGGCCGTGCTTCCCCCGCCGCTTCCCCCAGGAGATGCTGAGTGACCTGGCGGAGTCAGAGGAGCTGCAGCGGCTCTTCCACCtcttccagctgcaggagcGAGACCGGCAGCTGCTAGAGTGCAGTCTGGGTGCTGAGAGCCCTGAGGCTGAG GCTCTAGGGGAGGCCCCCATGGCAGATACGCTGGAGGTGGAAGTGCTGGTGCTGTCCCCGCGCTGCTGGCCCGTGTCCCAGCTGTGCTACATGGAGGAGCCCCGGAGGTTCTTCCCGGCAGCGCTGAGCTCCCCGCTGGATGAGTTCACggccttctggcagcaca GCCAGAGCCGGCTGGGCTGGGGGTGTGCGAGGCCCCGGTGGCTGCAGTGGACGTGGCTGGGCCACGCTGAGCTGCGCTTCGGAGACTGCGTCCTCCACGTGTCCACGCTGCAGATGTACATCCTGCTGCGCTTCAACAGCACTGAG GAGGTGGCGGTGGAGGCTCTGCTGCAGGCGACGGGGCTCCCTGCCGAGCTGGTGCACCAGGCCCTGGCCCCGCTGACCCACGGTGATGGCATcctggtgcagagctgcacgCAGGGGG CTCCAGGTGCCCTGCGGCTGAACCGGGCGGCCCTGGCCCATGCCTCTGGCCgccagctgaggctgctgccCCGGCAGAGGTACCTGCGGGCAGAGAGGGCTGAGAGCAGTGCcttggagaggaaaaggaatgtCCTCTGCTGCCTCATCACCCGCATCCTCAAGGCGGAAAAGCAGCTGCACATCGATAACTTGGTGTTTAAG gtgatCGATGCCTGTGAGAAGGGTGAGCTGGGGCCAGGCCTGCAGTTCCTGAGCTTCTGCTGTCACAGTGTGGACGTGCTGTCCTGTGTCCTGCACCTGCTGAACCAGGGCTACCTCCGGCGCCAGGACGAGAGGCCTCACATCCTGGAGTACGTCTCTGCTGAGCCCCCACCAGCCCTATCCCAGGCCCAGCCCCAGGTTGCCTTCCAGACTGTAGAGATCAAGACAGCAGCAAACCCAGCCTCTGCTGAAAGGAGACAGACATTCTCCACCTTTCGGTAG